Proteins from a single region of Amycolatopsis sp. CA-230715:
- a CDS encoding type II toxin-antitoxin system RelE/ParE family toxin, translating to MAWEIQLHPEVTAWFLELVQEDPDSADLVEHAIDLLAEEGPSLGRPLADRIKGSRIHNMKELRPASTGTSEVRILFVFDPRRCAALLVAGNKEGQWEKWYRKAIPLAEERYEAHTAAAEVDDG from the coding sequence ATGGCCTGGGAGATCCAGCTGCACCCCGAGGTGACCGCCTGGTTCCTGGAGTTGGTTCAAGAGGATCCGGACAGCGCGGATCTGGTGGAACACGCAATCGATCTCCTCGCGGAGGAAGGGCCTTCGCTCGGAAGGCCGCTGGCGGACCGCATCAAGGGCTCGCGCATCCACAACATGAAGGAACTTCGGCCAGCGTCGACGGGGACATCGGAGGTTCGCATACTTTTCGTGTTCGATCCTCGACGCTGCGCGGCCCTCCTTGTCGCGGGAAACAAGGAAGGGCAGTGGGAAAAATGGTATCGAAAAGCGATACCACTAGCTGAAGAACGATACGAGGCGCATACCGCCGCAGCGGAGGTCGACGATGGCTGA
- a CDS encoding XRE family transcriptional regulator, which produces MADWKDVKARKREIDQEADRDLQAARSEASARTHAYVLGYRLSELRERVGLSQTQVAERMGVKQPRVSAIEKGDPAQMEVETLQRYIAALGGRLRVVAGFGDHEEIVSISAVDRDEYASA; this is translated from the coding sequence ATGGCTGATTGGAAGGACGTAAAGGCGCGAAAGCGCGAGATCGATCAGGAAGCTGACCGTGACCTGCAGGCGGCGCGGTCCGAAGCCAGTGCGCGTACTCACGCATACGTACTTGGGTACCGGTTGAGCGAATTGCGCGAACGCGTAGGGCTGAGCCAGACGCAGGTCGCTGAACGCATGGGGGTCAAGCAACCGCGCGTGAGTGCCATCGAAAAGGGTGACCCCGCCCAGATGGAGGTCGAAACCCTGCAGCGCTACATCGCTGCTCTGGGCGGAAGATTGCGCGTGGTCGCCGGGTTTGGTGATCACGAAGAGATCGTGTCGATCAGCGCGGTCGATCGGGACGAGTACGCATCGGCTTGA